In a single window of the Notamacropus eugenii isolate mMacEug1 chromosome 4, mMacEug1.pri_v2, whole genome shotgun sequence genome:
- the LOC140498525 gene encoding large ribosomal subunit protein uL16-like isoform X1, which yields MGQHPTSCYRYCKNKLYPKSRFCREVPDAKIRIFDLGRKKAKVDEFPLCGHMVSDEYEQLSSEGLEAIRICANRYMVNSCGKDGFHIHVWLHPFHIIHINKMLSCAGADRLHTGMRGAFGKPQGTVASVHFGQVIMSILTKFQNKEHVIEALCGAKFKFPGCQKIDTSKKWGFTKFNADEFEDMIAEK from the coding sequence ATGGGCCAGCATCCCACTAGTTGTTATAGGTATTGTAAAAATAAACTGTACCCAAAGTCCCGTTTCTGTAGGGAAGTTCCTGATGCCAAGATACGAATCTTCGACCTTGgcagaaagaaagcaaaagtgGATGAATTTCCATTGTGTGGCCACATGGTGTCAGATGAATACGAGCAGCTGTCATCAGAAGGCTTAGAGGCCATTAGGATCTGTGCCAACAGGTACATGGTGAATAGTTGTGGCAAGGATGGCTTTCATATTCATGTGTGGCTACATCCTTTTCACATCATCCACATCAATAAGATGTTGTCCTGTGCTGGGGCTGATAGGCTTCATACTGGCATGAGGGGAGCCTTTGGGAAACCCCAGGGCACCGTAGCCAGTGTACACTTTGGTCAAGTTATCATGTCGATTCTAACCAAGTTCCAAAATAAAGAACATGTGATTGAAGCTTTGTGTGGAGCCAAGTTCAAGTTCCCTGGCTGCCAGAAGATTGACACCTCCAAGAAATGGGGTTTCACCAAGTTCAATGCTGATGAGTTTGAGGATATGATAGCTGAGAAGTGA
- the LOC140498525 gene encoding large ribosomal subunit protein uL16-like isoform X2 has protein sequence MGQHPTSCYRYCKNKLYPKSRFCREVPGLEAIRICANRYMVNSCGKDGFHIHVWLHPFHIIHINKMLSCAGADRLHTGMRGAFGKPQGTVASVHFGQVIMSILTKFQNKEHVIEALCGAKFKFPGCQKIDTSKKWGFTKFNADEFEDMIAEK, from the exons ATGGGCCAGCATCCCACTAGTTGTTATAGGTATTGTAAAAATAAACTGTACCCAAAGTCCCGTTTCTGTAGGGAAGTTCC AGGCTTAGAGGCCATTAGGATCTGTGCCAACAGGTACATGGTGAATAGTTGTGGCAAGGATGGCTTTCATATTCATGTGTGGCTACATCCTTTTCACATCATCCACATCAATAAGATGTTGTCCTGTGCTGGGGCTGATAGGCTTCATACTGGCATGAGGGGAGCCTTTGGGAAACCCCAGGGCACCGTAGCCAGTGTACACTTTGGTCAAGTTATCATGTCGATTCTAACCAAGTTCCAAAATAAAGAACATGTGATTGAAGCTTTGTGTGGAGCCAAGTTCAAGTTCCCTGGCTGCCAGAAGATTGACACCTCCAAGAAATGGGGTTTCACCAAGTTCAATGCTGATGAGTTTGAGGATATGATAGCTGAGAAGTGA